A single Populus alba chromosome 7, ASM523922v2, whole genome shotgun sequence DNA region contains:
- the LOC118063187 gene encoding cytochrome c oxidase subunit 6a, mitochondrial, with product MAISMMRSALLRNSLRTASKPSAPTRRGFSSSAHHDDAYEAAKWEKIAYLGAATCTILAIYNLSKGHPHYETPPEYPYLHIRNKEFPWGPNGLFEVKDDHH from the exons atggcgATTTCTATGATGCGATCTGCTCTCCTTCGAAACTCTCTTCGCACCGCCTCCAAACCCTCTGCTCCTACTAGACGAGGCTTTTCATCCTCTGCCCATCACGACGATGCTT ACGAGGCTGCGAAGTGGGAGAAGATAGCGTACTTGGGTGCTGCGACCTGCACTATTTTGGCCATTTATAACTTATCAAAGGGTCACCCTCACTACGAAACCCCTCCT GAGTACCCATATTTGCACATTCGCAACAAGGAGTTTCCATggg GACCAAATGGACTCTTTGAGGTCAAGGATGACCATCACTGA
- the LOC118063185 gene encoding uncharacterized protein, with the protein MAAATQNTVLVCFSFAAYAKTLLDHLKSLNIPILPGLTDSEFTSIESTFHFTFPPDLRSILQEGLPIGPHFPNWRSSSLQQLQILLNLPSLNLSKNISLNNFWVDSWGRKPQDTNKALGFAKQLLDKAPVLVPICRNCYIPSSPNVSGNPVFHVDDEQVCVLSFDVTRFFQQVDFLQIGFPLRLSRNENVSMNVPAWAATEARRIEFWTEVAERGRRVVARGETPGWWQDAGGGSDHLELRECLEEVFWRLRDGGWREEEVREMMNGCDQGIRENGGGCGTTKFDKEDVFWHGRMWSIVLLRAGRNMEDVVHLLDLEELQLPNSCSREDDDHKKNSIKQLIKLRSLEV; encoded by the coding sequence atgGCAGCAGCAACACAGAACACAGTACTAGTATGTTTCTCCTTTGCTGCCTATGCCAAGACCTTGTTAGACCACCTCAAATCACTAAACATCCCAATCCTCCCTGGCCTCACAGACTCTGAATTCACCTCTATCGAATCCACCTTCCACTTCACTTTCCCACCTGACCTTCGGTCCATTCTCCAAGAGGGACTCCCCATTGGACCTCACTTCCCTAACTGGCGTTCCTCCTCTTTACAACAACTCCAAATCCTCTTAAACCTTCCTTCCTTGAACCTCTCTAAGAATATCTCTCTAAACAACTTCTGGGTTGATTCTTGGGGTCGTAAACCTCAAGATACTAACAAAGCCCTGGGTTTTGCAAAACAGTTATTGGATAAAGCACCGGTTCTTGTGCCTATTTGTAGAAACTGTTATATTCCTTCTTCCCCTAACGTGTCCGGTAACCCCGTCTTTCACGTTGATGATGAACAAGTGTGTGTTTTGAGCTTTGATGTTACTAGGTTTTTCCAACAAGTTGATTTCTTGCAGATAGGGTTTCCTCTACGTTTGTCAAGAAACGAAAATGTATCCATGAATGTGCCTGCCTGGGCAGCGACAGAGGCCCGGAGGATAGAATTTTGGACGGAGGTGGCGGAGAGGGGGAGGAGAGTGGTGGCGCGTGGAGAGACTCCCGGGTGGTGGCAAGATGCTGGTGGGGGTTCAGATCATTTGGAGTTGAGGGAATGTTTGGAAGAGGTGTTTTGGAGGTTGAGAGATGGAGGGTGGAGAGAAGAGGAGGTGAGAGAGATGATGAACGGCTGCGATCAAGGGATCAGAGAgaatggtggtggttgtggaACCACAAAGTTTGATAAAGAGGATGTGTTCTGGCACGGTAGGATGTGGTCAATTGTGTTGTTGCGTGCGGGACGGAACATGGAAGATGTTGTGCACTTGCTTGATCTTGAAGAATTACAGCTTCCAAACAGCTGTTCCAGAGAGGAtgatgatcataaaaaaaacagtatcAAGCAGTTAATAAAGCTGAGGTCTCTTGAAGTTTGA
- the LOC118063178 gene encoding malate dehydrogenase, glyoxysomal gives MQQSNIRIARIAAHINPPNLQMVEEDLGLERVNCRAKGASSGFKVAILGAAGGIGQPLAMLMKMNPLVSLLHLYDVVNAHGVTADISHMDTSAVVRGFLGQQQLEDALIGMDLVIIPAGVPRKPGMTRDDLFNINAGIVRTLCEAIAKCCPKAIVNIISNPVNSTVPIAAEVFKKAGVFDPKRVLGVTMLDVVRANTFVAEIMGLDPREVDVPVVGGHAGVTILPLLSQVKPSCSFTQKEIDYLTDRIQNGGTEVVEAKAGAGSATLSMAYAAVKFADACLRALRGDAAVVHCAYVASEVTELPFFASKVRLGRNGVEEIYPLGPLNEYERAGLEKAKKELAGSIQKGVSFVKK, from the exons ATGCAGCAATCCAATATACGCATTGCAAGAATTGCAGCCCATATTAATCCTCCAAATCTCCAG atgGTGGAGGAGGATTTGGGTCTGGAGCGGGTGAATTGCCGAGCCAAAGGAGCATCATCTGGGTTCAAGGTTGCTATACTGGGAGCTGCAGGAGGCATAGGGCAGCCACTGGCTATGTTAATGAAGATGAACCCATTGGTTTCTCTTCTTCACTTGTATGATGTCGTCAATGCTCATGGTGTCACTGCTGATATTAGTCACATGGACACTTCTGCTGTG GTTCGTGGGTTCTTGGGGCAGCAGCAATTAGAGGATGCTCTAATAGGGATGGATCTTGTAATCATTCCCGCTGGTGTTCCTAGAAAACCAGGAATGACGAGGGATGATCTCTTCAACATCAATGCTGGAATTGTTAGGACTCTTTGTGAAGCAATTGCTAAATGCTGCCCAAAAGCTATTGTCAACATAATTAGCAATCCTGTTAATTCCACAGTTCCAATTGCAGCTGAAGTCTTCAAGAAAGCTGGTGTCTTTGATCCAAAACGAGTTTTGGGAGTCACAATGCTTGATGTTGTCAGAGCCAATACTTTTGTG GCAGAAATTATGGGTCTTGATCCTAGGGAGGTTGATGTTCCAGTTGTCGGGGGTCATGCTGGGGTTACTATATTACCTCTTCTATCACAG GTAAAACCTTCATGCTCATTCACACAGAAAGAAATAGACTACTTGACAGATCGTATTCAAAATGGCGGAACAGAAGTTGTTGAG GCAAAGGCTGGAGCTGGTTCTGCGACACTATCAATG GCATATGCTGCTGTTAAATTTGCAGATGCTTGCCTCCGGGCCTTGAGAGGAGACGCTGCTGTTGTCCATTGTGCATATGTGGCTTCTGAG GTGACCGAACTGCCTTTCTTTGCATCCAAGGTACGGCTCGGCCGTAACGGAGTAGAGGAAATTTACCCACTTGGACCCCTCAATGAGTATGAAAG GGCTGGTTTGGAGAAAGCGAAGAAAGAGCTAGCAGGAAGCATTCAGAAGGGGGTTTCCTTTGTAAAGAAATGA